A genome region from Nocardiopsis exhalans includes the following:
- a CDS encoding type II secretion system F family protein, with translation MNWQIAAILGGTALVLLLVLWAVWEFVASAENRRLIAARSALAQAEYNASTPLSTLDARLRRTEWGSRLARRLARSGTDLRPATFVAALVSGSLLAIVVVWQILAPFFGLLAAAGVAFLFFTYLRRAEAKRREEFTGQLPDLARVLGNATSAGLALPTAVAIAADELDGPAGEELGRMAESMKLGASFEEAISDLRERMPSRELGVLLSTLVVASRSGGSLVTALRNISTTLESRKETRREVKTILSETTSTVWALGFMSVGALFMINAISPGVMRTMTSSGAGIAVLLVVAALFATGFALVSRITRFKM, from the coding sequence GTGAACTGGCAGATTGCGGCGATCCTCGGCGGCACCGCCCTGGTTCTGCTGCTGGTGCTGTGGGCCGTCTGGGAGTTCGTGGCCAGCGCGGAGAACCGGCGCTTGATCGCCGCCCGCAGTGCCCTGGCCCAGGCGGAGTACAACGCCTCGACCCCCCTGTCCACGTTGGACGCCAGGTTGCGGCGCACCGAGTGGGGATCCCGGCTGGCGCGCAGACTGGCGCGCTCGGGCACGGACCTGCGCCCGGCCACGTTCGTCGCCGCACTGGTGTCCGGGTCGCTGCTGGCGATCGTGGTGGTGTGGCAGATTCTCGCCCCGTTCTTCGGCCTGCTGGCCGCTGCGGGGGTGGCGTTCCTGTTCTTCACCTACCTGCGCCGGGCCGAAGCCAAGCGGCGCGAGGAGTTCACCGGTCAGCTGCCCGACCTGGCCCGGGTCCTGGGCAACGCGACCTCGGCGGGGCTGGCGCTGCCGACCGCGGTGGCCATCGCCGCGGACGAACTGGACGGCCCGGCCGGGGAGGAGCTCGGCCGCATGGCCGAGTCCATGAAACTGGGCGCGAGCTTCGAGGAGGCCATCTCCGACCTGCGTGAGCGTATGCCCTCCCGTGAGCTGGGGGTGCTGCTCTCCACGCTGGTGGTGGCGTCCAGGTCCGGTGGTTCGCTGGTCACGGCGCTGCGTAACATCTCCACCACCCTGGAGAGCCGCAAGGAGACCCGGCGTGAGGTGAAGACCATCCTCAGCGAGACGACCTCCACCGTGTGGGCTCTCGGATTCATGTCCGTGGGTGCCCTGTTCATGATCAACGCGATTTCGCCCGGGGTCATGCGCACGATGACCAGTAGCGGGGCCGGGATCGCGGTGCTGTTGGTGGTGGCGGCGCTGTTCGCGACCGGTTTCGCGCTGGTCTCCCGCATCACCAGGTTCAAGATGTAG
- a CDS encoding nitroreductase/quinone reductase family protein — translation MTENNTKNQNQGPDQNQGPGQRPAPKISPWNEPVVAEFRANHGRVGGMFEGGDLLLLTTTGARSGRESTNPLGFVRVDGRVYVVGSAGGSPRHPDWYRNLLAHPLVAVEMPDDDTHEAVAVPLEGEERDRVFAEIVRREPGFGDYQDQVERRLPVVELQRSATDGATEVRNLADKLFQIHTWLRGQLTRVRREAELYLAERQGAETAPPLGLSLQIRQHCVAFCESLHFHHTSEDTVFPRLAEGFPHLREPIDRLIEEHRVVDRLRGELETLLTDLRTADPARFLADLDRLTEELRAHLDFEEESLIPTLSEIPFPPPSGA, via the coding sequence TTGACGGAGAACAACACCAAGAACCAGAACCAGGGCCCGGACCAGAACCAGGGCCCGGGGCAGCGCCCCGCACCGAAGATCAGCCCGTGGAACGAGCCGGTGGTGGCGGAGTTCCGCGCCAACCACGGCAGGGTGGGCGGCATGTTCGAGGGCGGTGACCTGCTGCTCCTCACCACCACCGGAGCCCGATCCGGTCGGGAGTCCACCAACCCGCTCGGCTTCGTACGGGTCGACGGCCGCGTCTACGTGGTGGGTTCCGCCGGTGGCTCGCCCCGGCACCCCGACTGGTACCGCAACCTGCTCGCCCATCCGCTGGTGGCCGTGGAGATGCCCGACGACGACACCCACGAGGCCGTCGCGGTCCCCCTGGAAGGGGAAGAGCGGGACCGGGTCTTCGCGGAGATCGTCCGCCGCGAACCCGGCTTCGGCGACTACCAGGACCAGGTGGAACGCCGCCTGCCGGTGGTGGAGCTGCAGCGCTCCGCGACCGACGGCGCCACGGAGGTGCGCAACCTCGCGGACAAGCTCTTCCAGATCCACACCTGGCTGCGCGGCCAGCTGACCCGCGTGCGCCGCGAGGCCGAGCTCTACCTGGCCGAACGGCAGGGCGCGGAAACCGCGCCTCCGCTGGGGCTGAGCCTGCAGATCCGCCAGCACTGCGTGGCCTTCTGCGAGTCCCTGCACTTCCACCACACCAGCGAGGACACGGTCTTCCCGCGGCTCGCCGAGGGCTTCCCGCACCTGAGGGAACCGATCGACCGCCTCATCGAGGAGCACCGCGTGGTCGACCGCCTGAGGGGAGAACTGGAGACCCTGCTCACCGATCTCCGGACAGCGGACCCGGCGCGTTTCCTGGCCGACCTGGACCGTCTGACCGAGGAGCTGCGAGCCCACCTGGACTTCGAGGAGGAGTCGCTCATCCCGACCCTGTCCGAGATCCCCTTCCCGCCGCCTTCCGGCGCCTGA
- a CDS encoding type II secretion system F family protein, whose product MNLLPLLPLAAALASAAVVLIGVYGLYLTQSQTRVPVDDPADAPVATKSDDTFFLHKITERIGRRFAPSVLASLSDKQKASIASRIEAAGRPDGLTTERYVQRKVGEVAVYGTLAVLVLLSGNGLVLTLMALAFTGLTDLNLYVQARERADQVQTQLPDFLDVLAVTVSAGMSFRAAIGRVAASMPGVLSDEFTIALRQMELGTSRREAFEALRRRNRNESLSKFVTAIQQAEELGAPLSNTLVDISKDMRLADAQYMRRKAQQLNPRVTMVTAVTMLPGLLILIIGSMVLGTDINLGTLFGG is encoded by the coding sequence ATGAACCTCCTGCCGCTGCTACCCCTGGCCGCCGCGCTCGCTTCGGCCGCGGTCGTGCTGATAGGTGTCTACGGCCTGTACCTGACCCAGTCGCAGACACGGGTGCCGGTGGACGACCCGGCCGACGCCCCGGTGGCCACCAAGAGCGACGACACCTTCTTCCTGCACAAGATCACCGAACGGATCGGACGCCGTTTCGCCCCGTCGGTCCTGGCGTCCCTGAGCGACAAGCAGAAGGCGTCCATCGCTTCCCGCATCGAGGCCGCCGGGCGCCCGGACGGACTGACCACGGAACGGTACGTGCAACGCAAGGTCGGCGAGGTCGCCGTCTACGGCACGCTCGCGGTGCTGGTCCTGCTGTCGGGCAACGGCCTGGTCCTCACCCTCATGGCGCTGGCGTTCACCGGGCTGACGGACCTGAACCTGTACGTGCAGGCCCGGGAGCGCGCCGACCAGGTGCAGACCCAGCTCCCGGACTTCCTGGACGTTCTCGCGGTGACGGTGAGCGCGGGTATGTCGTTCCGCGCGGCGATCGGCCGGGTCGCGGCGTCGATGCCGGGGGTGCTGTCGGACGAGTTCACCATCGCGCTGCGCCAGATGGAGCTGGGCACGTCCCGGCGGGAGGCCTTCGAGGCTCTGCGCCGCCGCAACCGCAACGAGTCGTTGAGCAAGTTCGTCACCGCCATCCAGCAGGCCGAGGAGCTGGGAGCTCCGCTGAGCAACACCCTGGTGGACATCAGCAAGGACATGCGCCTGGCCGATGCCCAGTACATGCGGAGGAAGGCCCAGCAGCTCAACCCGAGGGTGACGATGGTGACCGCCGTGACCATGCTCCCGGGACTGCTGATCCTCATCATCGGCTCGATGGTCCTGGGCACCGACATCAACCTCGGCACGCTGTTCGGTGGCTGA
- a CDS encoding serine/threonine protein kinase, translating to MDFTLPALPPNVTPLTDGDPLQVGRYRLIGRLGADGMSTLFAAVSPEHEPIALKIAAAEWAPGSDASDESAPVRPADGVCAVGARDSGSHEGRPWSAIEYVPGFGLGQHVRAHGRLGGDALLVLAAGMAEALASVHAADTVHGDVRPGNVVASAEGPRVLDFGVTRRIDDAAPVQSSKSLGWLAPESYDGSAATQASDVHGWACLVVFAATGEPPFGTSPAGHTPGRIPGQILWEMARRAREARVDLRALPEELRPLLLRAFSPDPDQRPSAEDAYLECLLLLGIDEQSTAETWPDQLRALIGEHWPKPDLSWHDPIRWADAARALSEGGPQAGTGDTADGGAASGATGAAGAGTATGVPGVQGTSGMPGSGERGGASGPGGSGRPSAAAAGSDPEEEWGPEAAAEAYGHTPRNLAGGQGGAAPGMRSAGAAGHGGATYLFGPSQTGGHDMSSVRNEGIDLDEDDDGTGRKSRLGVWLGVGALGMAAALGGGYLLFDTLSGSPADTVVAEEPTEEPPGTDEADDLGDPLAPEAMACDDTERVSAQEAHAPWRPFDPEAVAPDLYTSLLTPGPEGEPNTNPDAWPFVSPLDHDTADYGLYPPGLDSFPVMSVCMTGVRDTGAGIEFTVELTYHPNVGSHRVYAEDFLTVVPLEADEHGGLDRQVIRGGSGGELGQPMNTLVVLSPENPAAEVDVLVHGAPERAGVAYRPSAFAGAMAEDLSGHCYDVDGTLEWRDEDRLGSGFFALPTGSAPGDSDMTRCPADEIEVEVGANGEAAETGGAGDAAGQGGEGAGEGAEGVPGQPEADEG from the coding sequence ATGGACTTCACCCTCCCTGCTCTGCCGCCGAACGTCACCCCTCTGACCGACGGCGACCCGCTCCAGGTGGGCCGCTACCGGCTGATCGGGCGTCTTGGCGCCGATGGCATGAGTACCCTGTTCGCCGCGGTCTCCCCTGAGCACGAGCCGATAGCCCTCAAGATCGCCGCCGCCGAGTGGGCTCCCGGATCTGACGCGAGCGACGAGTCCGCCCCCGTGCGTCCGGCCGACGGTGTGTGCGCGGTGGGTGCGCGGGACAGCGGCAGCCACGAGGGCAGACCGTGGTCCGCGATCGAGTACGTCCCCGGCTTCGGTCTGGGGCAGCACGTGCGGGCGCACGGTCGCCTCGGCGGAGACGCGCTGCTGGTGCTGGCCGCCGGAATGGCCGAGGCCCTGGCGAGCGTGCACGCGGCGGACACCGTGCACGGCGACGTACGACCCGGCAACGTGGTGGCCTCCGCCGAGGGGCCCAGGGTGCTGGACTTCGGGGTCACCCGGCGGATCGATGACGCGGCGCCCGTACAGAGCTCCAAGAGCCTGGGCTGGCTGGCACCCGAGAGCTACGACGGATCGGCCGCGACCCAGGCCTCCGACGTGCACGGCTGGGCGTGCCTGGTGGTGTTCGCCGCTACCGGTGAACCGCCGTTCGGAACCTCCCCGGCGGGACACACGCCGGGACGCATCCCGGGGCAGATCCTGTGGGAGATGGCCCGCCGCGCGCGTGAGGCCCGCGTCGACCTGAGAGCGCTCCCGGAGGAGCTGCGCCCGCTGCTGCTGCGCGCTTTCTCCCCCGACCCGGACCAGCGCCCCTCCGCCGAGGACGCCTACCTGGAGTGCCTGCTGCTGCTCGGTATCGATGAGCAGTCGACCGCCGAGACCTGGCCGGACCAGCTCCGCGCCCTCATCGGCGAACACTGGCCCAAACCGGACCTGAGCTGGCACGACCCGATCCGATGGGCCGACGCCGCACGCGCGCTGAGCGAGGGAGGGCCGCAGGCCGGCACGGGCGACACCGCCGACGGCGGCGCCGCGTCCGGGGCCACCGGCGCTGCTGGAGCCGGTACCGCCACCGGTGTGCCCGGGGTCCAGGGGACGTCTGGGATGCCTGGTTCCGGTGAGCGCGGAGGTGCTTCTGGGCCTGGGGGATCCGGTCGGCCCTCGGCGGCTGCCGCGGGGTCCGACCCGGAGGAGGAGTGGGGCCCGGAAGCGGCCGCTGAGGCGTACGGGCACACCCCGAGAAACCTCGCCGGAGGTCAGGGCGGGGCCGCGCCCGGGATGCGCAGTGCTGGGGCGGCGGGGCACGGTGGCGCCACCTACCTGTTCGGTCCCTCGCAGACCGGTGGCCATGACATGTCGTCCGTGCGGAACGAGGGAATCGACCTCGACGAGGACGACGACGGCACCGGGCGCAAGAGCAGGCTCGGTGTCTGGCTGGGCGTGGGAGCGCTCGGCATGGCCGCGGCCCTCGGCGGCGGCTACCTGCTGTTCGACACCCTGAGCGGGTCACCCGCCGACACCGTCGTCGCGGAGGAACCCACCGAGGAACCGCCAGGGACGGACGAGGCGGACGACCTCGGGGATCCCCTCGCCCCCGAAGCCATGGCCTGCGACGACACCGAACGCGTGAGTGCGCAGGAGGCACACGCCCCCTGGCGGCCCTTCGACCCCGAGGCGGTCGCCCCCGACCTGTACACCTCACTGCTGACCCCGGGGCCCGAGGGAGAACCGAACACCAACCCCGACGCCTGGCCGTTCGTCTCCCCGCTCGACCATGACACCGCGGACTACGGGCTGTACCCCCCGGGCCTGGACTCCTTCCCCGTGATGAGCGTGTGCATGACCGGCGTGCGGGACACCGGCGCGGGGATCGAGTTCACGGTGGAACTGACCTACCACCCGAACGTGGGCTCCCACCGGGTGTACGCGGAGGACTTCCTGACCGTGGTGCCGCTGGAGGCCGACGAGCACGGCGGGCTCGACCGGCAGGTCATCAGGGGTGGGAGCGGCGGCGAGCTGGGGCAGCCGATGAACACGCTCGTGGTGCTGAGCCCGGAGAACCCGGCCGCCGAGGTCGACGTGCTGGTCCACGGAGCCCCGGAGCGGGCGGGGGTGGCCTACCGGCCGTCCGCGTTCGCGGGGGCGATGGCGGAGGACCTGAGCGGGCACTGCTACGACGTGGACGGCACGCTGGAGTGGCGGGACGAGGACCGGCTGGGTTCGGGCTTCTTCGCCCTGCCGACGGGGTCCGCGCCGGGCGACAGCGACATGACGCGGTGCCCGGCGGACGAGATCGAGGTCGAAGTCGGAGCCAACGGTGAGGCCGCGGAAACCGGCGGGGCCGGGGACGCGGCGGGGCAGGGCGGCGAAGGCGCTGGAGAGGGGGCCGAGGGCGTTCCCGGGCAGCCCGAAGCCGACGAGGGCTGA
- a CDS encoding serine/threonine-protein kinase: MVEVGSTVGGHRLVRLLGQGGFGSVYLGEDSRGGLGAVKIMHPQHAGDQGIRDRFAREVELARKVASFCTARVIDADPFTDAPWVVTEYVEGRTLHDTVRLDGPRTGADLDRLAVSTATALAAIHAAEIVHRDFTPANIMLAPDGPRVIDFGVARALEGATTLSSSLIGTPKYMAPEQISGEPATSAIDLFAWGSVITFAATGRAPFDGPHPAAILHRLVSEEPDISGLPEPLLPVVTRCLDKDPAQRPTATELLTLLIDTTTVPPPAPVPEEPAEHGEPGERAQPAERAEAAEREEGEPAEDPLEGPEEPREEPAEEAVVEPAEALAPVEPDVPVEPPPPPAQPLPVRSEWRFPYPEPGEGFEVGDSVFHHPGDLAASMSRHWEGAVAMLASPSGRKALVNWLPPGSPARREIENARNPDHDLEVARVVALLRPDLAPSYRGVRMTLTEISRMAARRWEHHDPVVSSAVQNGLLQALAPHHCAEPEHLCMAGRPCSVYGEVARRLPTAARLAEGYERWSASLDGRFTDPRMRVDVRPLTLAARLVTELVSDRDADESLERAAARVPPGPWREALRESALPVPFEDRRAAAVALHSVTGVAQSADHVQKRLAGLKRMEASRAALVKEAAFTSVVAFLGAVLFTLFCAGFTISLYPLVDGLPVSVVLSVTAFAWAGFYSWQKRRELPQIPPRGEVDAVGKLLVDGDRYVAARVLDRSLELLPRAALGGTAPRRRR; encoded by the coding sequence GTGGTCGAGGTTGGCTCCACGGTCGGCGGCCACCGCCTCGTACGCCTGCTCGGCCAGGGCGGGTTCGGATCCGTCTACCTGGGCGAGGATTCACGGGGCGGGCTCGGCGCGGTCAAGATCATGCACCCCCAGCACGCCGGTGACCAGGGCATTCGGGACCGGTTCGCGCGGGAGGTGGAGCTCGCCCGCAAGGTGGCGTCCTTCTGCACCGCACGGGTCATCGACGCCGACCCGTTCACCGACGCCCCCTGGGTGGTCACGGAGTACGTCGAGGGCCGAACCCTCCACGACACCGTGCGCCTGGACGGCCCGCGCACCGGTGCGGACCTGGACCGGCTCGCCGTCTCCACGGCCACCGCGCTGGCCGCGATCCACGCCGCGGAGATCGTGCACCGCGACTTCACCCCCGCCAACATCATGCTGGCCCCGGACGGCCCGCGGGTGATCGATTTCGGGGTGGCACGGGCGTTGGAGGGGGCGACCACGCTGTCGAGCTCCCTGATCGGGACTCCCAAGTACATGGCGCCCGAACAGATCTCCGGAGAGCCCGCGACCTCCGCGATCGACCTGTTCGCCTGGGGTTCGGTGATCACCTTCGCCGCCACCGGCCGGGCGCCCTTCGACGGCCCGCACCCGGCGGCGATCCTGCACCGTCTGGTCTCCGAGGAGCCCGACATCAGCGGGCTTCCCGAACCCCTCCTGCCAGTGGTGACCCGATGTCTGGACAAGGACCCGGCTCAGCGGCCCACCGCCACCGAACTCCTCACCCTGCTCATCGACACCACCACGGTCCCGCCGCCCGCCCCGGTCCCGGAGGAGCCAGCGGAGCACGGGGAACCAGGGGAACGAGCACAGCCGGCGGAGCGCGCGGAAGCAGCGGAGCGCGAGGAAGGGGAACCGGCCGAGGACCCGCTGGAGGGGCCGGAGGAGCCGCGGGAGGAACCCGCCGAGGAAGCGGTGGTCGAACCCGCCGAAGCGCTCGCACCGGTCGAGCCCGACGTTCCGGTCGAGCCCCCTCCGCCCCCGGCACAGCCGCTCCCCGTCCGCTCCGAGTGGCGGTTCCCGTACCCGGAGCCCGGGGAGGGCTTCGAGGTCGGCGACAGCGTCTTCCACCACCCCGGCGACCTGGCCGCGTCCATGAGCCGGCACTGGGAAGGGGCGGTCGCGATGCTCGCTTCGCCCTCCGGCCGCAAAGCCCTGGTGAACTGGCTGCCGCCCGGCTCACCGGCGCGGCGCGAGATCGAGAACGCCCGGAACCCCGACCACGACCTGGAGGTAGCCCGGGTGGTGGCCCTCCTGCGCCCGGACCTGGCCCCCTCCTACCGGGGTGTCAGGATGACCCTCACCGAGATCTCCCGCATGGCCGCGCGCCGTTGGGAGCACCACGACCCCGTGGTGAGCTCGGCGGTCCAGAACGGCCTGCTCCAGGCTCTGGCACCGCACCACTGCGCCGAGCCCGAACACCTGTGCATGGCGGGCCGCCCCTGCTCCGTGTACGGGGAGGTCGCCCGACGCCTGCCCACCGCGGCGCGCCTGGCCGAGGGTTACGAACGCTGGTCCGCGAGTCTGGACGGCCGTTTCACCGATCCCCGCATGCGCGTCGACGTCCGCCCGCTCACCCTGGCCGCGCGACTGGTGACGGAACTGGTCAGTGACCGCGACGCGGACGAGTCGCTGGAGCGGGCCGCGGCCCGGGTGCCTCCGGGCCCCTGGCGGGAGGCACTGCGCGAGAGCGCGCTACCCGTCCCGTTCGAGGACCGCCGAGCCGCCGCGGTCGCCCTCCACTCGGTCACCGGGGTCGCCCAGAGCGCCGATCACGTGCAGAAGAGGCTGGCAGGTCTGAAGCGCATGGAGGCGAGCCGCGCCGCACTGGTGAAGGAGGCCGCCTTCACCAGCGTGGTCGCCTTCCTGGGCGCGGTCTTGTTCACGCTGTTCTGCGCTGGGTTCACGATCTCTCTGTACCCGCTGGTCGACGGTCTCCCGGTCAGCGTGGTCCTGTCCGTGACGGCCTTCGCCTGGGCAGGGTTCTACAGCTGGCAGAAGCGTCGGGAGCTACCGCAGATCCCACCGAGGGGCGAAGTGGACGCCGTCGGGAAACTGCTGGTGGACGGCGACCGGTACGTGGCCGCTCGGGTTCTGGACCGCTCCCTGGAACTTCTTCCCAGGGCTGCCCTCGGCGGCACCGCCCCGCGCCGCCGCCGCTGA
- a CDS encoding DUF418 domain-containing protein, whose amino-acid sequence MRKQRRAPETGPAAAHRPSPALRPGRSLAPDLSRGFMLLFIALVNAQFFLTHSDTVRGLADQVLLLVQGTLVNGRAIPLFSLLFGYGAVWIMRRVIDSGGGWVHARVVLRRRGFWMLVIGLLHGVLLLPVDIIGAYGLGLLLFVGFLRVRDSVMLWSAAAFALASAALITALSLVDASSSPPGAEESAAAVPSLVETGFLAASSERFAEWTLYTPVTLLFVVMPPMLLGMWAGRRGILERPREHRTLLVRVAVLGLGIAVLAGLPDALVTARFLPEPGQVALISLWIVHDLAGWAGGPAWAALLALLAMHLTERAARRASAPDIGGADISPETAPLGPVTTAIAAAGERSMSCYLAQALVFTLVFAPYGLGLGATMSASAAALVAVLTWLLTVVLADVSRRFDLRGPAEVVLRELTYARTRLPSPPERRD is encoded by the coding sequence ATGCGCAAACAACGCCGTGCGCCCGAAACCGGCCCAGCGGCCGCGCACCGCCCCTCCCCCGCGCTCCGCCCCGGGCGCTCGCTCGCCCCCGACCTCTCGCGCGGCTTCATGCTGCTGTTCATCGCGCTGGTCAACGCCCAGTTCTTCCTCACCCACTCCGACACCGTCCGCGGCCTCGCCGACCAGGTCCTGCTGCTGGTCCAGGGCACGCTGGTGAACGGGCGTGCGATCCCGCTGTTCTCGTTGCTCTTCGGCTACGGCGCGGTCTGGATCATGCGCCGGGTCATCGACTCCGGCGGCGGTTGGGTGCACGCCCGGGTGGTGCTGCGCCGCCGCGGCTTCTGGATGCTGGTGATCGGCCTGCTGCACGGGGTTCTGCTGCTGCCGGTGGACATCATCGGCGCGTACGGGCTCGGTCTGCTGCTGTTCGTGGGTTTCCTGCGCGTCCGGGACTCCGTGATGCTGTGGTCGGCGGCCGCCTTCGCCCTCGCCTCGGCGGCGCTGATCACCGCGCTCAGCCTGGTCGACGCATCCAGCTCCCCTCCCGGCGCCGAGGAATCCGCCGCTGCCGTGCCCTCGCTGGTGGAGACCGGTTTCCTCGCGGCCAGTTCCGAACGGTTCGCCGAGTGGACCCTGTACACCCCGGTGACCCTGCTCTTCGTGGTGATGCCGCCGATGCTGCTGGGGATGTGGGCGGGCCGCCGCGGGATCCTGGAGCGCCCCCGCGAGCACCGGACCCTCCTGGTCCGCGTCGCGGTCCTCGGCCTGGGCATCGCCGTGCTCGCCGGGCTTCCGGACGCGCTGGTCACCGCGCGGTTCCTGCCGGAGCCCGGGCAGGTCGCCCTGATCTCGCTGTGGATCGTGCACGACCTCGCCGGTTGGGCGGGCGGCCCCGCCTGGGCCGCGCTGCTCGCGCTGCTGGCCATGCACCTGACCGAACGCGCTGCCCGACGCGCCAGCGCCCCCGACATCGGCGGAGCCGACATCAGTCCCGAGACCGCTCCCCTGGGGCCGGTCACGACCGCGATCGCCGCCGCGGGTGAGCGTTCGATGAGCTGCTACCTGGCGCAGGCGCTGGTGTTCACCCTGGTCTTCGCCCCGTACGGACTGGGCCTGGGCGCCACCATGAGCGCTTCGGCCGCCGCTCTCGTGGCAGTGCTCACCTGGCTCCTGACGGTGGTCCTGGCCGACGTCTCCCGCCGCTTCGACCTGCGCGGCCCGGCCGAGGTGGTGCTGCGCGAACTCACCTACGCCCGTACCCGGCTGCCGTCCCCTCCCGAGAGGAGGGACTGA